CAGATCGTCCCAATTAAAGTCAAGATATTTAATCATTGCATCTAATGCTGCAGAACTTAGGTCTGTAAATAAGTTTACTTTTTGAATACCTGTTTGTACTGCTTTTTGTAAATTATTGTCCCCTGTTCCGGAGCCGCCGTGTAATACAAGAGGAATATCTATTGATTTACTTAAATCGCTCAAAAGTTCAAACTCTAAATGAGGAGTTCCTTTATATGTTCCGTGAGATGTTCCGACTGCAACCGCAAGACAATCAACACCGGTTAAATCAATATATCTTAAAGCATCTTCTTTTTTTGTAAGTCCGGCATCTCTTGTTTGCTCATATTCAAAGCCTTGACCTACATGTCCAAGTTCTGCTTCAACGGAAACATCAGCACCATGTGCAATTTTCACAACTTCTTTTACTTCTCTTACATTTTCGTCAAACTCAAGAGTTGATCTGTCTATCATTACAGATGTAAAACCATATTTGATAGCATGAACGATCTCTTCAAAAGGACCGCCATGGTCTAAGTTTAATGCTGCAACGACATGTGGGTATTTTCTTTCATAAAATCTTACTATATCC
The DNA window shown above is from Anaerofustis stercorihominis DSM 17244 and carries:
- a CDS encoding class II fructose-bisphosphate aldolase: MLVRMDEILKKAKKGKYGVAAPNVYNDISVKACYEAADKLNSPIILDCAGLPFLEETADIVRFYERKYPHVVAALNLDHGGPFEEIVHAIKYGFTSVMIDRSTLEFDENVREVKEVVKIAHGADVSVEAELGHVGQGFEYEQTRDAGLTKKEDALRYIDLTGVDCLAVAVGTSHGTYKGTPHLEFELLSDLSKSIDIPLVLHGGSGTGDNNLQKAVQTGIQKVNLFTDLSSAALDAMIKYLDFNWDDLKQEGSKGEFGNLKANLCDISIAAKDGFAELLEHYIKLFGSNGKA